A single window of Eucalyptus grandis isolate ANBG69807.140 chromosome 1, ASM1654582v1, whole genome shotgun sequence DNA harbors:
- the LOC104442364 gene encoding LOW QUALITY PROTEIN: oxygen-evolving enhancer protein 2, chloroplastic (The sequence of the model RefSeq protein was modified relative to this genomic sequence to represent the inferred CDS: inserted 1 base in 1 codon), translated as MASTTCFFHHNKLTTPARTPSQRSAPSFKPAQVACRAQKQAAGEEESGAAEVSRRLALTVLIGAAAVGSKVSPADAAYGEAANVFGKPKTNTDFLPYNGNGFTLLIPAKWNPSKEVEYPGQVLRYEDNFDTTSNVSVMVTPTDKKAITDFGSPENFLAEVNYLLGKQAYFGKTDSEGGFESDAVATANILESSTPEIGGKKYYFVSVLTRTADGDEGGKHQLITASIKDGKLYICKAQXGDKRWFKGARKFVESAASSFSVA; from the exons ATGGCGTCGACAACGTGCTTCTTCCACCACAACAAGCTCACCACTCCGGCCAGGACCCCGTCGCAGCGCTCCGCCCCGAGTTTCAAGCCCGCCCAGGTGGCCTGCCGGGCCCAGAAGCAGGCTGCCGGCGAGGAAGAGAGCGGCGCCGCCGAAGTGTCGCGCCGCCTCGCCCTCACGGTGCTCATCGGCGCCGCGGCCGTCGGGTCCAAGGTGTCCCCTGCCGATGCCGCCTACGGCGAAGCTG CCAACGTGTTTGGGAAGCCGAAGACCAACACCGACTTCTTGCCGTACAACGGGAACGGGTTCACGCTGTTGATCCCGGCCAAGTGGAACCCGAGCAAAGAGGTGGAGTACCCCGGCCAGGTCCTCCGGTATGAGGACAACTTCGACACCACCAGCAATGTCTCCGTCATGGTCACCCCGACCGACAAGAAAGCCATCACCGACTTCGGCTCTCCCGAAAACTTCCTTGCCGAA GTCAACTATTTGCTGGGCAAGCAGGCTTACTTTGGCAAGACTGACTCTGAG GGCGGTTTCGAGAGCGATGCCGTGGCAACAGCCAACATCTTGGAGTCGTCGACCCCCGAGATCGGCGGGAAGAAATACTACTTTGTGTCGGTGTTGACGAGGACCGCCGACGGggatgagggagggaagcacCAGCTGATCACCGCCTCCATCAAAGACGGGAAGCTATACATCTGCAAGGCTC GCGGGGACAAGAGATGGTTCAAGGGAGCCAGGAAGTTCGTCGAGAGCGCCGCGAGCTCATTCAGCGTGGCTTGA